Genomic window (Roseivirga sp. 4D4):
AAGAGCACATAACGCGGGGTTCCTGTACTTCTATTCAGGGGAATGACGGTATTCTCGCTATCTCCATCATATAATACTTCGATGGAATAGTCAGGTCCTTGGTTGGTTCTTTCGGCACTCATTACCTGACCATCCTTCTCCGCAATAATCTGGCCCTCAGGTAGCAAGTATTGCTTCACGAAGTCCAAATCGAGATGCTCCTGGTATACTGATCGATATCGATAGTAATAGGCATATTTCGTCCAGGCATCGGTTTTGTCATCACTGGTAAAGTTGGGGTAAGCCCAACTTGTCCCTTGGAGTCCAGGAGCAAATGCCGTCATATTAGGATTGATGCCAATGGTCATGATCGGTGCCTTGCGACAGCCGTCCATCACTTCCCCGTTAGGGAAGGCTTCTTCCCTAGTCTTTCCTTTTAGCCATAGATAATCTTCAGGGCTACCCTCAGGTTTATTTTCTTTTGGAATACTGCTATCAAAGTCAAAGGTCGGATAAGGACCATAGGGTTGTTTTAGTGGGTTATCCGGCCAAAAGAACTTGCAGGTTCCACATGATCTGACATTGTAAACCAAATCTATTTCTAATGGATCTTTCGAATCGACATTGACCGCCCTGGGTGGGTTGTACTGAGGAGTATTCATGTGTGGATATTTAAGAGTAATAAATAAAGCCGGCTCGCAAATGCAAGCCGGCTTCACGTGTGGTTTACTGACCGGAAATCGCTGCCCATGTTGTTAGGGCACCATTAAAACTGGTATAGAATCCAGCAGTTTCATAAATCAAGCTCGACCATTCTTCCCTTACGTCATCTGGGATTGGCGTGCCGTCCTGTGCTTTATCCGCTACGACAGGATCTGATATATTCCTCACGTAGCAATAGTCTACGCCCATCAAGCCGGCCTGATGACCGATAACAGTATCGTCCATCTCTAGGGCCGAATACTGCGCTGAATCATCACCTTTGGCAATGAAATAGTAGTCAGTGGTCAAGAGTGGGACATCCTTCGCTTCAATGACTTTAGGGTTGTCCGTATTGGAAGGCTCCAGTGGATAGTTCACCAAATCCTTATAACCAAAAGGTGCCGAATCCTTCTTCTCCTCATGAAGTTTCCCTATGAGGTAGTTCAACTCATCCTCGGTCATCACCGAACTCAAAGGCATAAATAACTTTTCAGCTGAAGGGATCATGTCCAAGTATGGATAGAATGAAGAAGTAAAGGTCTGGTTGTTATAATCGACTCCCGTATTCTCTGGAAGCTTTAGCTCGATATGCCCAGAATTGGTTAGTGCCACATCTCCTAAAACTGTCTTTGTTGTTGGGCCTCCTGCTGTGCCGATCGAGAATACCTGAGATGGTTTAGCATCTTCGATAATGCATTTCGTCATTTCCGTCAGTCCAGTGATATATGGAGGGTGAGACAAATGGGTTTCAGACTTAAAAAGTAAAACCGTCTTTTCCTTACCTGATTTATCGGTAATACCTACCAGGAGATAGTAACCCCAAAGGTCTTCGGCAGAAGATTTCGGCACATTGCGACTATACAATTTCCAGGCGTCTCTCCAAGAAGTTGAAGCGTATGGCCCTCTGGTGGTGCCACTGTTAACAAAAACGTGATCCAGCGCAGACCATTCGGCACTTGTCCAAGTGATGACCACTATATCTGCCGAAGGCAATGGTGCATCAGGGCCGCTATAATTGAAGGGAATAATTTTAGGCGCACTCTGGCCGATCGATTTCCAATCAACGATCGGTAAATCCGGTAGATAGGCTTCGTGCTTATAGGTTTTAGTGTTGATTCTAGACATTTACGTGTGGTTTAATTAGCAGACTAAAGTATAATTCTGATCTTTTATTATGAATGTATTGAGTACACTCAGGCCCTTTTCAGCTGTGACAGTTGCTTCAACATCCCAGCCTAAAACACTGCCGTAGATACCGTTAAAGGTCATTTCTCCTGTATCACGGTAAGTGGCGAAGTATGGAAAGCCTTTGGCATCAGTAAAAGCAGAAACGGCTGTGAGCCCGCGCATTTGATCTGGTGCATCAATGTTCAAGACAGGGTGGGATGGTTCATCCGCGCCATCCATAAAGTGATCTACATTCACCTTGTTGTATTTCACATTGGTTTTGATAAAGAAGTTCTCTCCTCCCATTTGAAAGAAGGAAAACCTTGTCCACCCTTGCGCCCAACCATCTGTCCATACCGTTTCAGAATAGAGCGCCTGCGATGAAGGAACAGAAAGCTGATACTTGGCAACATCTCCTGTATTCATATTATAGGCGATAAAGAACAGTCCGTATCGCCATGCGAAAGGTTTTACGGTGGTATTCCCCTCACCAATTTTAGCACCATAAACAGAAGTAAGGCTAAAGTCATCAGCGACCTGAATAAAGTCTGCATACTCCGATTGCGTGCCATCATAGCAGATGAGCATGGGACTGTTGGCCATATAGAAAGGTTCTACAATGGCACACCCGAAATCAATCTTTTGCGTGGCCACCTGAATTAAGTATTTCCCACTCTTTTCGTCATAGGCCTGAAAAGTAGTGGCAGTACTGTTTGTGGCATTAAAAGCGACAATATAGGTTTCGCCATTCAATTGATAGTTGGCAACGGCCGAGGTGCCCGCAGGCAAATTGTTGACCATTGCGGGGTCGACTTGATCAGCTGAAAACTGACCATCAGAAGAGGCTGTGGCGGTTTGCACAGCATAAAGTGTAGTGTTAGACATGTACTGTGTGTTTTAGTGTGGATTCAATTTAGTGATAGAGATAGCGCATTTCTCTAGCTGAATTCATTGAGAATTAAAAATGGTGGGCCAACCAAAGGTCCTTTCTGGTTAGCAGAACTTGATCAGTGAAGCAGCTCAAGATGAAATTATAGGCAGTTCAGCCTTTTCCTGTATCGAATCATTCCTTGAGTTTCGGCTAATCTGCTAATTCGGGAATCAAACCCAATCGATTATGAAAAGCTCAAATACTTCCTTAAAAGTCATTCTCACATTGGTCATGTTGTCCTTTGCTGTTTCCTGTGGATCGGGTAACTCTGAAAGCTCGAATAGTGATAGGCCCTTTAATCCCGTTGGTAAATGGGAGTACAAAGTCACCACCGATGTAAGCTATGGTGAAATTGATATCTCAAAATCAGGCAACACCTTTAAGGCCGTCATGACCACCGAAGTCTTCGGCACCCTTGATTTGATGAACTTAAAAATTGAAGAGAATGTCCTAACTGCTGATCTGGATGTTGGTGGCACCCCTGCCATCATCAAATGTGAGTTTGATGGTGATGACTTCACCGGAGCCGTTGTTGCTGGAGAAACGACTTTCCCGATGGTCGGGCAACGGGCTGGGGATTGAAGGCGGTATTTGAAGTATTCACTATCTTGAATAGGTGTACTATCTACCCTACAATAAGAACCTGAAACAGTTTTCAAGAAACCTGAGGAACAATAGTACCCTTTCTGAGGTATTGCTCTGGCAAAAGCTTAGAGCAGGACAGATTCGTGGATATAAGTTCAATAGGCAAAAGCCTCTGGGTAATTACATTGTTGACTTCTATTGTAAGAAGTTAAACCTGGTGATTGAAGTAGACGGTGCAAGTCACTTCATAGGTGATGCTCCCATTAGAGATAAGGAAAGGCAGGATATACTTGAGAATATGGGGCTTCAATTCTTGAGGTTTGACGATATGGATGTCAAAGTGAATATGTCAGGCGTCATAAGAATTTTGGAGGATTTTATGGATGAGCGGGAACGGTCGAATCCCCCTAGCCCCCTTTAGCCAAAGGGGGAATTAGTTCTAAATCAAAAGGTGAAAGTTTGAATAGTTGTCAGCCCCATTAACTGCATTCCTAGGTGAATTCATTAGTTTTTGCAGTCACTAACTTCGATAGTGTCCCCCTTTGGTAAAGGGGGTGCGAAGCGGGGGATTACACTCTCCTACAAACCCGATTAAAGGCACAGTACTCGCACTGCTTCAGGTCTTCAGTTTGAGTAAAGGCTGTATTTGGGTCATAGATTTCATGGACCATTGCCTTGAGCTTGGTATCAAAGGCCTCAATGACTTCTTCCGGAACCAAGTGCCCTGCCCTTAACCATTGGGTACCCTGACTCAGGTGTCTCATGCTGAGAATACCAATCCTCACCTGATCAGACAAGTGTCCTTTAGTGAGTAAAGCATAGAGGTAACCTTGAAAGCCTGATTTAAGCTTCGGGTTTTCGTAATAGGCTTCTATGTACTCCTCCGCCCCTAGCTTAAGACTGGTCCTACTGGCTAATTCTACTTTTCCTGTTTTATAATCGATGATCTGAGTAACGCCATCCTTTTCATCAATACGATCGATCGTTCCACCTATTTTCACCTGTTCTCCTCTGGGTAAAGAGACGTAGTACTGGAAATCATTTCGTTCAAGACCAACCATCTTGAAAGGTGCCTGTTTCATATCCAGGTCGAGTACCTTGAGTACCATTTGCTCCATCACTCTTTTGGTAACCAGATCTCTACCCGCCAACTGCTGGTTGGGTTGGATGATCTTATTCTCTTCCAGAGAGACCATCAGTTGCTTCTCCACAAAGCCTTTCAAGAGCTTGATTTGATCAGCTGAAACCTCTTTACCTAAATAGGGCATGTAAAGTTTTTCCAGCACCTCATGTACTACAATACCCAGGTTTCGGGCATCGATATCCTCTTCTACCTGATCTTGCTCACTGAATCGTGCTACATATTGAAAGTAGAACTTCAGTGGACAGCTCACATAGGTGGTCAGGGAAGTCGGAGAAAGGAATTTCTCTGCTTCATTCCCATCAACATATCGTTGGAGCATATCCATGACTTTGGAGTCCTTTTCAATGCGGATAGCTCCTTTATCTGTCTGAGGTGGAATAATCCCCTCGTAAGTCTTCTCCTCGATCTGATAATTTGAGTGCTTTTTATAACGTCTAAGCTGTTGCAAAACGAAGCGGCTCACTTCCCCTGTAGAATCAGCAGCCACGGTATTATCATAGATAAAATGCACGTTTTCTGCTCGCTGGATCAGTCGCTTGAAGTGATAGGCATAAATGGCATCCTGCTCTTCGAAAGTCGGCAATTCAAATACCTTCCGAAGACCATAGGGAATGTAAGAATTAAGGCTTCGTCCTGCAGGAATCTTTCCTTCATTGGTAGAAAGGACAATGACATTTTTGAAATCCAGGGTCCTTGTTTCCAGGAAACCCATGATCTGAAAGCCTCTAACGGGTTCTCCTTCGAAAGGTATTTTGATCGATCTAAAGTGTTCTTGGATGATCTTCTTGATCAAGCGCAATGAGAACCCTTCTCGGGTTTTCAAGTAATCATTCAGCTGATTGAGTGATTTGAGGAAGAAGTAGATAAATTCTTTATCAGCAACGCCACTTTCGTTGGCTTTGAAATGATAGAAGACCTTGGTCAAATAGGTTTTGAAAGAGTGACTTAGTGTCTGCCATTCGGTTTTCGAGCCGAGTAAGGTCCTTAGTTCCGGGGATTTAATTCGCTCTAAGAGCGCTTTGAGACCGACTTTGTTCTTCTTTTCTTGTACAAACCATTGGTTAAGGTGATCGTAAATGCCCTCATGAAAAATGGCTGTATAGGCATTGGAAAGAAAAGGTCTTAAATCATAAACGTGAAAGATAACATCGCCATCCACTTCCTTGGCCCGTCTCATCAACTCCAGGTAGCTTAAGGCGAAGTCATACACCACCGTAGACTTCATCGGATAACCCATCGTGACGTTCAGTTTGTGATCCGCCATGGGAATGGCATAAAGCAATGGCAAAAGCAACTTTTCATCGGCCAATACTATGGCAGATTCTTCAGGCTTGGCGCCCTTGGCTACGGTATCCGCCATTAATTCGGCTGCCAAATGAGCCTGTCCCATCAGTTGCGGTACAGCATGCACGGTGACTTGTTTAGGCTCATCCAAAGAATTGGCATTGATCCAAACCGCATCCGGCCACTTTTGCTCATACTCTCGAACAAAGTCGCCTGCCTCTTCATGTTTATCTCTGAGGTAGTAGGTGTCCACATCCCAGTAAAGCGTCCCGATCTTAGCTTTAACCAAAGCATCGAAGATCACTTCTTCAGATTTTGAAAGGGCATTGAACCCGCAAATATGGTAGTGATCATATTCATGATCGAAATGCTCTTGCTTCAAGATTTCAGCTAGGTTCCTATACAGCATCCCTCCATAAGCCTTCTCCTCTTTGAGTAATGTATCTTGATATTCAGCATACACATTGCCCACTTCTTGCCAGATCTTTAGAAACTCAGTCAGCAGCTTGGTCTTCTCCTGCTTCTCCGTAAGTGTTCTGTAGCGCTCAATTATACCCCTTAGCTCATCATTATAACCAAAGACATGATCGATCTCCTTTATATTCTGTAAGGCCGAATAGATCTGTTTGGCGTCAGCCATATAGCGATCGATCTCATCATAATCTTTGAGAATTACCTTACCCCAAGCGTAGAACTTATCGAACTCAAGGTCCTTGTCGCGCTTTTGATAGACCTGGAAAAGGTTGAAGAGCAAAGTCAGTTCATCTGTAATGGTGAAACCTGTCATTTGCTGCACCAAATCTTCAATACTGAGGATGGTTGGAAGAATAAAGTGCTGATCGCCAAAGCGATTCAAAAGCGCTCGTTTAAAGAAAACTCCTCCCCGTTTTGTAGGGAAGACATAGCAATGAGATTTCAGTACTTGCAAAGCACCCTCATCTATATGATCGACTAAAGATTCGTGGAAGGTTTTCATAGACTCTTTACTTTCTTCACAGAAACAAACTCTATTACTCTAAATTCAGCATTATTCGAACCTAAATGTCCATATCCATTTGAACCTCCTTGTGAAAAGACTCCTTTGACATCTAGTAATAAACTCGAATTAACATAGTTGTCATAAGCATCCGTAAAAGCCTTATCAATTGTCTTAGGAAGTGTTTCAAAAGCAGAAATATCTAATTCAATTTTTAAGCTTGGGCATCTGTGGTCACTTAATCTCCAGTACTCCTCAAAACCCGAATAAACTCCAGAGATGCGAACTGTATCACCCACATATTCTGGGAGTTGGCAAATGCCAACCCTACCTTTTTTGATGTCTGTATAAATCAAAGGATCGCAGCTGGTATTCAAAAGAATTATAAAAAGTAAAGTTATTGAGGCAAGCCAAATTTGAACCTTGGGTTTTATGAAAAGCATACTTTTCTTCTTCATTCTGAAACCTCCCTAACAATCACTGGTTCAACATAGATCAAATGACCTTCGACCTCCTCGAAACCTAAAGCTTTCATGGCCTTCATATAGCGCCTGACTTGATCGTGATGTGACTCACCTTCCTTTTCCTTCTTATAATCGATCACAATGGCCTTCTTGCCTTGAGTCAATATTCGATCTGGCTTATGAATTCGACTGTCATACCAAATCTCTCGCTCATTGAGTACTTCAAAACCGTCTGAGAACCAAGGCGCTATCAAAGGATCGCTGAAGAGTTTTTTGATTCTTGAAGACACATTTGCCGCTGCCTGTTCATCTAGCTCTCCTGCCTGTTTCATTTGCTTTAAGACGGGCTCAAGGTCTTCTACTATGCTGATGGCCGATAGCACTTCATGTACCTGATTCCCTATGGTAATGTTCTGAGCATCTTCGGTTTCCTGAAGCATAAAGAAGCGTTCCGAATCGTTTCGAATGGTAAGCTTCTGCAAATAGGACGAGTTAGGGTAAACCCGCATTCCAATGGCATCTCCCTTGTCCTCATTTGCACCTGATTTAGCCCCTGATATACCAAAAGAATAGTCCACATGTGTAGTCTCTTGATTTTCCTGACTTTCCAAACCAGGAAGTATCTGCCAAAGCAATGACTGGATGTTAGATGGCACGGCATTTCTTACCTTCAATTCACCATTAGGGGCACCGATATATAGTTTCTCTCTGGCTCTGGTGAATGCCACATAAGTTTTGTTGAGTACATCTAATACAAACTCTTTTGACTCTTGGTAGAATGCTTCGGCAAAATGTGAATTAGAAAGAGAACGCTTAGAATAATCCAGTGGAACAAACTGTAAGTCTTGATAATCGATCGGCAAGTCATGCGTCCAGAATTGATGTCTAACAGGTGGCAAGATACTCCAATGCGCAAAGGGAATTAAAACTATCGGAGCCTCCAGGCCCTTTGATTTATGAATGGACATAATCCGAACCGCATTGGTCTTTTCGTTAGCCGAAACCGTGGTATCATAGCCTTCATTATCCCACCATTCCATAAAGGTGTTAATGGAGTTGATGCCTTTCTGCGTTTGTTCTAAAACTACATCTTGAAACTGCTGAATATAGATATCAGCATGATCGGTAAAGCCGAATGTCAAAAGCACCTCACTGACTAAGTCAAAAAGGGACTGCTGTCTTAGGTGGTGCTTTTGGTCTAAAAACTTCTTAGGAAAAGCCGCTTCTTCCAGACTCATTCTATCATCACGCGACCTTAACAAGACCTGTTGGGCATCCTGTCCGCTCAATTGATGATAGAGTCGGATTAGATTGAGCGAGAGTATCTCATCATAGTCTGACTGCAGATATCGGAATACTTCAAGTACAAATACCACCAAGTCGCTTTGTGTGATCCTTAGTGACTCTCCGTTAATAAAGGGAATGTTCTCCGCTAAAAGTGCATTGGCTATATCCGGAATTTCACCATTGGCGTTTACGAGAATTAGAAAGTCGCTCAGCTCAAAACCTTGAGACTGATTGGTTTGAATAATCCCTATCAGATCGCTGAGTGAAGCGGCTTTCCAAGGCATTTCGTCTTTCTCATAGAAGCGCACGCGCACAAAGCCTCCATCCTCTCCTTTGGCTTCTTGGTGATGATGGGCATAGGCTCGTTCAAAAAGTTCTGTATCTGTAATTGATTCGTGTTGACCAATCGCCTTAGGTAATTCTTCGAACAACTGGTTATTGAAATTCACCACCTGCCCTAGACTACGATAATTATCGGCCAAATTCTGCTCTGAATCTCTTGTGTAAAAGGCACCCAAATCCCTTTTCAACTCGCTCAGCAGTAGATTCATGTTCCCACCACGAAAACGATAGATGGACTGCTTTACATCACCCACAATCAACACATTATTGTCTTCCGAAAGGGCATTGATGACCAAGGGCTGAAGATTACTCCACTGAAAGTTAGAGGTATCCTGAAACTCATCGATCATGATGTGTTTAAAAAAGCTACCAAGCTTCTCAAAAATGAAGGGCGCGTCTGCTTCGGCCAGAATATCCTTGAGAATCAGGTTATTATCAGAGATAAGCATCACATTGTGCTCATCGCGATAGTCTTTTAGGTGCTTATTAAGTTCTTCTAATAGACCATAGGAGAACATGTTCTTCAAAAGTACCCTTGCCGTATTGTATTCAATTTGGTAATCATCAATATACTTGACTATATCCAAGCCTATTTGGCCAAACCTACCGGCAACAAGTGTATCGATTTCTGCAACCTTTGGTGAAGTCTTGGTATACCAGGTATCATCTCCGCTAACGGTTTTGAGGAATGAGGCGGTAAGAGAAAAGTCACCTCTGACCAGTTTTTTGAAGGTATTGGCTACACTACGCGATCCACCTTTGAAGTCCTCCACAACGAGACCATCTTGTGTCAAAAGATCAAGGGCTTCATTGCCGTAGGCTTTCAGTTGCTGTTCATACACCTTGACTGTCCTGCTCATTTTGGCAATGAGTTCTTTGACTCTGTCTAGATCTAGATCAACTTCACGAAAACCATCTTGAAATGCTTCGGAAAAGAGGCTCTTGCCTAGTTTCTCCATATTCTGATCTACATTCCAAGACTTATCATTTTCCATTTGCTCATTAGCAAATGAGACTAGCCAATCTCTTACCTGTTTGTTATCATCCAAGCTGCGAAAGAGCTGATCTATCGATTCGCTCAAGGCAAGCGAAACATTCATCTCTAATTCATAACTCAGTGGTAAATCAAGTTCTCGAGCAAATGAGCGAAGTACTTTAGAGAAGAAGCTATCGATAGTAGAAATCTCAAACCTGCCGTAGTTATGAATGATCAATTCGTAAGCCTCACTGGCTCGGGAACGAATTCCTTTGTCATCCAACCGATCGCCCAGAGACTCCTTAATACTTTGAAACATTGGTCCTTCACTACCCTCAGCGATCTCTAACAAGGCTGTTAGAATCCTGCGTTTCATCTCTTCTGTTGCCTTATTGGTGAAGGTGATCGCCAGAATATGCTTGAAGTCCCCTGGATTCAGTAGTACCAACTTCAAGTACTCCCTGACAAGGGTAAATGTCTTGCCTGATCCGGCAGAAGATTTGTAAACGGTTAGTGGCAATTCGGCTTTGATTTAGACCAAGGATGAAATTAATCAATGCCAAAGAAATCAGAAGGGATTAACGGATTAACTTGACAGTTCCCCGAACAATTTCTTCGAAGGGAAATCCATTCACCTCTCCCCAATAACTCAGCACATAGGAATAGGCCCCACTTTGTACTTTTTGCCCCCTGAATGTACCATCCCAGCCCTCTGTAATATCATTGGTACTAAACAGTACTTCGCCTCCCCATTCAGAATAAACTTTCATCTGGAAACTCGTTGCACAATCGTAGACCACATGGAAAGTGTCATTTCTCCCATCACCATTCGGACTGAAGGCATTCGGAACACTGATTCGCGGGTAGCGTTCGGAGATTTCCTCATTTGGAAAGGTAAACGTACAACCATTAGCATCGGTAACAGTAACCGAATAGGTCCCAGCAGATAGGCCTTGAATCAATTGCGCATCTTGAGGTGGGCTAGTATTCCAGCGATAGGTATATGGCCTTGTGCCGCCCTGAGCCTCAACAAAAATAGAACCTGAAGGAATGTTGGGACAGGTTGGATCATCGGTAGTTATGGCTGTAAGTGGCTCCGGCTCTGAGACATCAAAGTCCACTTCAATTTCACAACCTGCGCTGTCTCTTATCTGTACTTTATGCGCTCCGACAGATAGGCCCGAAATCGAGTTTCCAAGATCAATATTACCCCCATCTAAAAAAACTTGATATGGGGCTACACCACCTTCGATAAGTACATTTGCAAGACCATCACTGCTACCATTACACCGAGTACCCTCAACCTCCAATGTGGCGACAAGTTCTTCAGGGTCTACCAAGGTGAAGGTCGACACATTTACACACCCAATTTCATCGGTCACCGTTGCCGTGTAATCACCCGCGGCCAAATTGCCAATATTGGCACCTGTCATACCGTTATCCCATACGATATCGAGAGGGCTTCCATTGCTTCCGGTGACATTGAGGTTAATTCTTCCATTTGCCTCACCCCTACAAACTGGCGGTACTAGCGTAGCATCGACTGTTAAGGGAGGATTAATGGTCACATCTAACACTTCTGAAAAGCCCTCACAACCAGGACTTTGAGGATTAAACTCTCTAAACCAAACTTGTCCAATCCCCTCCTCATTCCAAACTATCTCTACCGAATTCCCTGTATTGGATCCCACGAACTGTCCTTTGTCATTTACAAACCACTCATACTGAGAACCACTCGCTTGAGGTGTGAAATAGGTAATAGGTCGATTGGCATCAGCACACACCTGATCATCTACCGGACCACTACTCATCGGCTTATCGGGCTCCAACAAGTTATCAATAGTAACCGCAACAGTAATTGTATCAATGGCACATTGGTTAGACGCTGTAACCGGCAAAACCTTAATGAAAGCTTCGTTACTGATACCTCCCCATTCAACCGTTACAGTCGGTGCGGTATCATCAGAG
Coding sequences:
- a CDS encoding endonuclease domain-containing protein, producing the protein MYYLPYNKNLKQFSRNLRNNSTLSEVLLWQKLRAGQIRGYKFNRQKPLGNYIVDFYCKKLNLVIEVDGASHFIGDAPIRDKERQDILENMGLQFLRFDDMDVKVNMSGVIRILEDFMDERERSNPPSPL
- a CDS encoding PD-(D/E)XK nuclease family protein, which gives rise to MKTFHESLVDHIDEGALQVLKSHCYVFPTKRGGVFFKRALLNRFGDQHFILPTILSIEDLVQQMTGFTITDELTLLFNLFQVYQKRDKDLEFDKFYAWGKVILKDYDEIDRYMADAKQIYSALQNIKEIDHVFGYNDELRGIIERYRTLTEKQEKTKLLTEFLKIWQEVGNVYAEYQDTLLKEEKAYGGMLYRNLAEILKQEHFDHEYDHYHICGFNALSKSEEVIFDALVKAKIGTLYWDVDTYYLRDKHEEAGDFVREYEQKWPDAVWINANSLDEPKQVTVHAVPQLMGQAHLAAELMADTVAKGAKPEESAIVLADEKLLLPLLYAIPMADHKLNVTMGYPMKSTVVYDFALSYLELMRRAKEVDGDVIFHVYDLRPFLSNAYTAIFHEGIYDHLNQWFVQEKKNKVGLKALLERIKSPELRTLLGSKTEWQTLSHSFKTYLTKVFYHFKANESGVADKEFIYFFLKSLNQLNDYLKTREGFSLRLIKKIIQEHFRSIKIPFEGEPVRGFQIMGFLETRTLDFKNVIVLSTNEGKIPAGRSLNSYIPYGLRKVFELPTFEEQDAIYAYHFKRLIQRAENVHFIYDNTVAADSTGEVSRFVLQQLRRYKKHSNYQIEEKTYEGIIPPQTDKGAIRIEKDSKVMDMLQRYVDGNEAEKFLSPTSLTTYVSCPLKFYFQYVARFSEQDQVEEDIDARNLGIVVHEVLEKLYMPYLGKEVSADQIKLLKGFVEKQLMVSLEENKIIQPNQQLAGRDLVTKRVMEQMVLKVLDLDMKQAPFKMVGLERNDFQYYVSLPRGEQVKIGGTIDRIDEKDGVTQIIDYKTGKVELASRTSLKLGAEEYIEAYYENPKLKSGFQGYLYALLTKGHLSDQVRIGILSMRHLSQGTQWLRAGHLVPEEVIEAFDTKLKAMVHEIYDPNTAFTQTEDLKQCEYCAFNRVCRRV
- a CDS encoding UvrD-helicase domain-containing protein, with the protein product MPLTVYKSSAGSGKTFTLVREYLKLVLLNPGDFKHILAITFTNKATEEMKRRILTALLEIAEGSEGPMFQSIKESLGDRLDDKGIRSRASEAYELIIHNYGRFEISTIDSFFSKVLRSFARELDLPLSYELEMNVSLALSESIDQLFRSLDDNKQVRDWLVSFANEQMENDKSWNVDQNMEKLGKSLFSEAFQDGFREVDLDLDRVKELIAKMSRTVKVYEQQLKAYGNEALDLLTQDGLVVEDFKGGSRSVANTFKKLVRGDFSLTASFLKTVSGDDTWYTKTSPKVAEIDTLVAGRFGQIGLDIVKYIDDYQIEYNTARVLLKNMFSYGLLEELNKHLKDYRDEHNVMLISDNNLILKDILAEADAPFIFEKLGSFFKHIMIDEFQDTSNFQWSNLQPLVINALSEDNNVLIVGDVKQSIYRFRGGNMNLLLSELKRDLGAFYTRDSEQNLADNYRSLGQVVNFNNQLFEELPKAIGQHESITDTELFERAYAHHHQEAKGEDGGFVRVRFYEKDEMPWKAASLSDLIGIIQTNQSQGFELSDFLILVNANGEIPDIANALLAENIPFINGESLRITQSDLVVFVLEVFRYLQSDYDEILSLNLIRLYHQLSGQDAQQVLLRSRDDRMSLEEAAFPKKFLDQKHHLRQQSLFDLVSEVLLTFGFTDHADIYIQQFQDVVLEQTQKGINSINTFMEWWDNEGYDTTVSANEKTNAVRIMSIHKSKGLEAPIVLIPFAHWSILPPVRHQFWTHDLPIDYQDLQFVPLDYSKRSLSNSHFAEAFYQESKEFVLDVLNKTYVAFTRAREKLYIGAPNGELKVRNAVPSNIQSLLWQILPGLESQENQETTHVDYSFGISGAKSGANEDKGDAIGMRVYPNSSYLQKLTIRNDSERFFMLQETEDAQNITIGNQVHEVLSAISIVEDLEPVLKQMKQAGELDEQAAANVSSRIKKLFSDPLIAPWFSDGFEVLNEREIWYDSRIHKPDRILTQGKKAIVIDYKKEKEGESHHDQVRRYMKAMKALGFEEVEGHLIYVEPVIVREVSE